One window of the Gambusia affinis linkage group LG01, SWU_Gaff_1.0, whole genome shotgun sequence genome contains the following:
- the hoxc13a gene encoding homeobox protein Hox-C13a, translating into MTTSLVLHPRWADTFMYVYEKSPNESSQNKSQTMEGLSGNCPATHCRDLMSHPALGRHSGSIATHQGSVYSDISSPESGRQCPAPQTSSSASLSYGYPFGNPYYGCRLSHSHNVNLQQKPCSYHPAEKYAEPSTALPTEELSTRPKEFAFYPSFASSYQAVPGYLDVSVVPGISAHPEPRHDALIPMEGYQHWALSNGWDGQVYCSKEQTQSTHLWKSPFPDVVPLQPEVSSYRRGRKKRVPYTKVQLKELEKEYAASKFITKDKRRRISAATNLSERQVTIWFQNRRVKEKKFVSKSKNNHIHTT; encoded by the exons ATGACGACTTCGCTGGTTCTGCATCCACGCTGGGCGGACACCTTCATGTACGTTTATGAAAAAAGCCCGAATGAAAGCAGCCAGAATAAAAGCCAAACAATGGAGGGACTGAGCGGTAATTGCCCTGCGACCCACTGCAGGGACCTGATGTCGCACCCTGCGCTGGGACGACATTCTGGCTCCATAGCGACCCACCAGGGCTCCGTCTACTCGGATATTTCCTCTCCGGAAAGCGGTCGGCAGTGTCCCGCTCCGCAAACGTCTTCGAGCGCGTCTCTGAGCTACGGCTACCCCTTTGGAAACCCATATTACGGCTGTAGATTGTCCCACTCGCACAACGTGAACTTGCAGCAGAAGCCATGCTCGTACCACCCCGCGGAGAAATATGCCGAACCCAGTACGGCTCTCCCCACGGAAGAACTGTCTACCAGGCCGAAAGAGTTTGCTTTCTACCCGAGTTTCGCCAGCTCGTACCAGGCAGTCCCAGGATATCTGGACGTGTCGGTGGTGCCCGGAATCAGCGCCCATCCTGAGCCGCGACACGACGCCCTAATCCCCATGGAGGGATACCAGCACTGGGCTCTCTCCAATGGCTGGGATGGACAGGTGTACTGCTCTAAAGAGCAAACGCAGTCAACCCATCTCTGGAAATCACCTTTCCCAG ACGTCGTGCCCCTGCAGCCCGAGGTCAGTAGTTACCGTCGCGGGCGCAAAAAGCGCGTCCCTTACACCAAGGTCCAGCTCaaggagctggagaaggagtACGCGGCCAGCAAGTTCATCACCAAAGACAAGAGAAGGCGCATCTCGGCCGCCACCAACCTGTCGGAGCGCCAAGTCACcatctggttccagaaccggCGGGTCAAGGAGAAAAAATTCGTCAGCAAATCCAAGAACAATCACATCCACACCACTTGA